The Alnus glutinosa chromosome 3, dhAlnGlut1.1, whole genome shotgun sequence nucleotide sequence TCACAACGAATAGAAGGAAGCGAAGAGAGAGGGTCTCCTAGCCTGACGCGCTCTCACGCGCCGACGTTAGGTCAGAGATGTATAGTTACTTTTTACAATAACAACACTTAAACTTTCTTCTTCGACTTTGACTACAATCGGCCTCTTGATTTTCCTTTTTGAGAttgtaattattacttatcaaaaataattgTCCCAGAGTTTTTCCTAGTGATTGGGTTTTTCTTGTCAgcaaaaatccttgtgttgaCTTTGAGTGATTATGactttttattgaaatatattaAGTTTTAATTGGTATAATATTTGAAGATTTTCGATAGGACCTACTCAACCCCCTGCTCCATCCTGCTCTCTAGGTTCAGTAGATCTAGTTAGTTGAATTTTTCAGTGATTTACGTGCAAGCTACACAAATGACCACCTAAGATATATCCACTCAGTTTGAACGATACCCATAAGTCAAGTTTCAAGGCTAGATGCAAATGACAGAACTCACACATGACCATCATCATCTTGTgcgataagttttttttttataagttttcaaTGTTGTACAAACAGAATTGCACATCTGtagtatataaatataatagaGAGTGTACAAGCAGAATTGCACATCTGTAGTATGTAAATATAATACAGAAAAAGTATACTTAATACACATTGCTTAACAAAAATTCTTACTCTGATAGTTTCAAAcgtaaaagattaaaaaaattacactgTAAACCTCCAAACTATCTAGTCCCCTCATTTAAAAATTGTTGCAATGTACCTCCACGTCCACATTAGGTGTTAAATGTAACacaactagaaaaaaaaaacaaaaaaaaaaaaaacaaaacaacaaaaacaaaaacaaaacaacaaaaaacaaaaaaacaaactaaatgCCCCTAAACACCACAGATGGTAATTTTCtcattcagatttatgtttaaGTCTAATTTGGCATAGCTACTTTAGCTAGAAAAAACTTCTAAAATTtgcatttcacttttttttttctctctctctctcatcttacTTCTCCTTCCCCATCCCCTGTAAACCCTGATCTCAAAAATTGCggaaataaaaaaaggtttagttgaaaaaaaaaaatttttttaaaaatgaggaAATGAAAGTGAACTTATTATAACTATGGGCTAGAGAGAAATGAAAGTGAGCTAAATGTAATTAATGGGCTAGTGTTCATATACTTCAGATTGGTTAAGTGGTATTTCAATCATTTTTcctatttatgtttttaatgtCTAATTTGGACGGTGGGACAAATTGCAATAATTCTTCAAAATTAAAGGGTCAATTACCCACATTGAAGTTTGTAGGGAAATTGCAACTATGGTGATAGATTGAGATAATAAagtataattttccctaaaatattaaaaagaaccTCTTCAAAATTTGTCCAAAAaccaattttcttcaaattgtgcTTCATTTAACCAGATTCTATCATTACTTCAATGAAAAGAACATATAGATTGGCATTTATCACAAGTTACGAAACCATAGCCACATCCCAAGTAGATTTTTCCATCAAAGTCCATTATCCATAAGTTGAGTCCAAACTCCACAATGCACATCTAACTTgacaaaaaataactaaattacCATCTCGCGTGCAACTTAATAAACAGCTAACAGAAGTTTGACCCTTATCATAAATACACGCACCAAAATTGTGATTGGGCATCAGGATTCATTCTTGTCTGAAAAACCCATATGCAAaacttcatataaaaaatttgatagataTACGAAAAACCCACCTAGGGTTTCAAATATGGTGCTTAAAAtgaacacttcaaaaaaaaaaaagaaaaaaaaaaaaagagaatacttCTTCAGAAAGTTAAATAAAAGCAAATTCAAACTAAAACCTTTTAAGGAATACCTTGAATTTGGCTTGTTTGAGTATAGGCGCATCGCCAGTTGCTCTGAGATGGACAACCACTGCAGCAAATTGAAAACCcataacagaaaaaataaaaaacacaaaaacaccacCATTAGCAAAGCTAAAAAACTGAAACTGGTCAAAGATTGAGCAATAATAACCTTAATTGAGCAGTAATTATCAATTGGGTTTTTCTTGGAGGGTTTTGGGTGCTCACCTTTTCGTACAGAACTCGGGGACTGAGACTCAGCAGCCattgtttttttctctcaacCAAATGCCTAGTTTTGGGTCAGATCTAACGTGGGGGGGGGGGATTACTACTTCCACGGATATTTCAATTTCATCGCTTCCACGGGTTCTGGGCTTTCCACTGTCAGCATTTGGGCCTTACTATTTGGGAATTTGATTTCTGGAAAACCAAATCCGGGCCTCGGAGTAGGAGTTCGTGTTGTATTTGGGTTACGTTGCGCTTTACAAgtcggtattttttttttttttcttcttcctctaatTAATTGCTTTACAAGTCGTTATTAGGTCTAATCATATACTTTTTAGAGTAGGTTTGTATTTCCCCTTTctcacattaaaaataaaaataaaattatgtttttatatgGAATTAGGGGTGGGTATGGGGGGAATCGAAGACGGTAGGGATTTTTCGCCTAACGTCTCGACTTTGTTGGTGAAGTTAGTAATTTCACCGACTTCTTTTCAACTTGGTTTATTTCAACTGTTACCATCACCGGTTGCCAATAATTGGTTAGTGAGAGAGGCTCTCCAGTTAGTTTGTTTTCAGATCGACGAGAAAACTAGCTTTCATGTCGCTAGTTCATGAGGTAGCAAGGTTATGATTATAGTGGTAGTAGCGGCGACGGCAATGAACTGGCAGCAAAACTAGAAAGACAAAAACCATCTAACCATAAAACCAAGATGGCTGGTTCTTGCTTGGAAAGACCAAATGAGAGAGACACAAACAAGGGAGAGAGCTTTATTCGTAAAGAGAGACGGTAATTACACATGAGATTAAGAGAGctctttttgtttctctcttaGACAGactactgagagagagagagagatagagagacttttttactaaaaatgtgaaaatatgATCAAAATATCTCTCTCACCCTCGTATTTCGCATGCTTAAAGTTTACTTTTTAGTTTTCATCCATGGAAAAGCAAACTAGGCTGTGTATaaactaaattaacactttacAAACAAATGCTTTTTGGTTGCATgctaaacagaaagaaaaaaacatgtgtACAAACTAAATGCTTTAAAGATAAAGAGTTTTTTTGTTGCAGAGTAATGTCTtgccctttatttttattttttttttttgggggggggggggggggggggggaatgagCATGCTTTTGACAAAAGCCGTTGTGTAATGGCATACTCAGTAGGATAATCAAGTTTGTAGGGGTTTTTGAAAATAGTAAAAGCTTTTCTTCTCTGACAGTGTCAATCACTAACGCATGCATAGACGTTTGCTTTTATGCCTTTCTCTGGCTTTAAAATTTGACAAACCCAAATTTGCTTCTCAATTGACACACTCAGCACTGCTCATTATCATAACTTGAGGAGATCACACTTTAATGATTTGAATTTTGAGCAAGCTTTAACTGGGATTCAAAGCACAAAAAATcactttaaaaaacaaaaaataataaaaatcacaaACACATTCTAAATAATACAACATATACTAAATAGCAattaaaattaacattattaCCCATACTTCTCAAATCACAAAACACTTTAGTGCCCATATCATACTTCACTAAAACAATTGAACAAAAAGCAAATTAAAGATTCacaaaccaaattaaaatttacaGAAGAAAACTAACACAAGTTAAATAGTAAATTGCATCATTCGATTTGATCATTTCAATaatcaaattaaactaaacaacATCCTTCTTTTCCTTCCATTTGATACattcaataatcaaataaatcaaaacataagaatagtgatcaatcaaaaaatattacaaactaaatattaagtaaaaaaaaaataacaatatgcAAAAAATACCTCGAACTAAAAGAGACATCATTCAACAAAGTACAACCTTCAAAAAGCCTTAATTTGCCTCATATGTGATGGAATTGAACATTATTTCTaccacaataaatttttttaaagaattaataaaatcaatgaatAATGGAAACAATTAAcgaaatatgaaatttattttgttaccaTTACCTGAGTCAAGCTTGTAACTCTCTTCATTTTCAATATTAGACAAGTATGATTAATGTGCACTAATGGGAGAAGATCTCAACCAATTCT carries:
- the LOC133864123 gene encoding ubiquitin-like protein ATG12A isoform X2, yielding MAAESQSPSSVRKVVVHLRATGDAPILKQAKFKNFGFDGKLVVNYACSMAWG